GGCCCGCCGAACGAGAGGTTCATCCCCAGAGGCTGAGCCTCCCCGACCGCTATGTCCGCGCCGAGTTCCCCCGGAGCTTCGAGTACGGCAAGGGAGACGGGATCGCAGACCGCCACGCACAGCGCCCCCGCGCCGTGCGCTGCCTCGGCCGCCGCCTCTATATCCTCGACCGTCCCGAAGTAACCCGGACTCTGGACGAACACGCCGGAAACGTCTTCCGGGACGGCGGAGAAATCCGTCGTCCCGCCGTCGCCCGGAAGTTCCGAGATCTCGACCCCGTAAGCCTCCATGACCTGCCGGTAGCGCGGGTTTAGGTTGTCCGAAACGGCGACTTTCGGGTCGCGTTTCGTAAGCCTGGCGGTCATGAGGGCGGCCTCCACCACGGCGTTCGCGCCGTCGTAGACGGAGGCGTTCGCCACTTCGAGGCCGGTGAGCTCGCTTATCATGGACTGGAACTCAAAGATCACCTGAAGCCCGCCCTGTGATATCTCCGGCTGGTAAGGCGTATAGGCCGTCAGGTACTCGCCCCGGGACAACATGGCCCCGACCGCAGCCGGGACAATCCTGTCATAAGCCCCGGCTCCAAGGAACATCGGCAGCCCCGAGGTGTTTTTCCGGGCGAGCGTCTCCACGTCGCGCAGAGCCTCGTACTCGGAGAGAGCGGGCGGAAGATCCAGGTCTTCCTTCAGCTTTGTCGGCACGTCGGAGAAAAGATCGTCGACGGAGTCGAGGCCGATGGCGTCGAGCATCTCGCGGATGTCTGCCTCGGTGTGCGGTGTGAACCTTGCCACGCGGGTATACCCCCTGTATCGGGTGGACGTTTCTCTGTACGTCGTCCTGTCCCTGACCTGAGAGTGTTACCCCATCGGCGCCAGCGGTGTTGTCCCGCCGGACTCTCCAGGATGCCCTCAGAACGCGGTCCTTTCGCCTGAGAGATTCGGTGAGGTTTGTGCCTCGACCTTTCACCTTCGGCGGTCGCTGCGAGAACCGAAGCTCCCCGTGACTCTCTCCCGCGCCCATCGTCGAGCAAGAAAAGGTTAGCACAAGGAGAAGCGGGTTTTGTAGTGGCGGCCACGGGCTAGCTGAAAGTCCCGGCGTCCACTCGCACGGTGTCCTTTGCGGCGAAGTACTCGCTTATGTACTTCTCACCCTCATCGCAGAAAAGGGTGACGACGTTCTCCAGGTCCGGGTAGCCCTCCCGGACGCGCTTCGCCGCCAAGAGGTTTGCTCCGCTCGACGGTCCGACGAAGAGACCGTACCCTCGTGCAAGACGGCGCATCTCCTCGACGGCCTCTTCGGAGTTTATAGACAGGGTGTCGTTGACGAGATCGCTGTGTCTGACGAAGATGCCGGGTACAAAGCCGTCGGAGATGCCTTCGATCAGGTGCTTGCCGACCTCGCCGCAGAGGATGGTGCAGGACTCGTCCGGCTCCATCGCGAAGAGTCGGACGTTCGGGTTGATCTCCCGGAAGGCCTGACCGACCCCGATCAAGGTCCCCCCGGTTCCGACGCCCATCACGAGCGCGTCCGGAACCACGCCTTCCGGGAGCTGGGAGAGGATCTCCGGCCCCAGCCAGGTCCGGTTCTCCTCGACGTTCCATTCGTTCTCGAACTGCGAGGGACAGAAGAAGCCGGGCCGTTGTCCAAGCTCTCTTGCTTTTTCGAGCGCGATGTTCACGTGGAAGTCCCCGACGTGCAGCACTTCGGCACCGAAGGCGCGGCTGATGGCGACGCGCTCGCCGCTGAGCCCCTCCGGCATCACGACGAGCATCCGGTAGCCCTTCACGGCGGCGACCATGGAGAGAGCGTTGCCGGTGTTGCCGCTCGTTGCCTCCACTATGGTGTCGCCGGGCCTCAGCAGACCCTCACGCTCGGCGCGCTCGACCATATATCTGGCGATACGGGCCTTCACCGAGCCCGAAGGGTTCAGGTACTCCAGCTTGCAGTAGATATCCTCGACCTCCAAAAGCGGTGTGTCGCCTATAGCGTCAAGGATGCTTCCGGCTGCCGGGTTCTTGTTCTTCACAACTCCTCCCCTGGTTCCGTTTGTACATCTTTACCGCTGAGCGCCGCGCCCTGCGATGGAAATCGTTGCCCAGCAAAGGTGAGATCTCCACCGTGAAGAGCAACGTCAGGGAGCCGCATGTGGTCCCCCAGATCGCCTAAGGACTCCGGCCGAGTGAAGTCCGGGTCACCTTCTGTTTCCTTACTCCGGCGTTACATATGCTCCCGCAAGACCGCCGTCTACAAGGAACGTCGAGGCGTTCACGTAGGACGATTCGTCGGAGGCGAGGAATAATGCGGCGTTTGAGATCTCCCGCGCCTCCGCGAACCGGCCCATCGGCAGATGTACGAGCCGCCGCTTTGCCTTCTCGGGGTCGGCGGCAAACAGCTCTTGCAGGAGCGGCGTGTTCACCGGGCCCGGGCAGAGCGCGTTGACCCGCACGCCCTGCCGAGCGAACTGCACCCCGAGCTCCCGGCTCATCGCGAGCACCCCGCCCTTTGAAGCCGTGTAGGAGATCTGGGACGTAGCCGCCCCCATCACCGCCACGAAGGAGGCCGTGTTTATGACCGAACCGCCGCCCCGCTTCAGCAGATATGGGATGCCGTACTTGCAGCACAGATACACCGATTTCAGGTTGACGTTCTGTACCCGCTCCCAGGCATCCTCCTCCGTTTCAAGGATCGAGTCGTCGTCCGGGGGGCTGATCCCGGCGTTGTTGAAGAGCACGTCTATACCGCCGAAGCGTTCGGCGGTCTTGGAGTACATCCGCTTTACGTCGGCTGCCTTTGTAACGTCAGCGTGTACGTAGAGTCCCTCCGCAAGCGCGGCGACTTCCCTGCCCGGCTCGTCGCTCAGGTCCACGACCGTTACCCTCGCCCCCTCTTCTGCGAACCGGACCGCCGCCTCGCGCCCTATGCCGCTCGAACCACCCGTAACGACCGCGACCTTGCCCTCGAGCCTACCGGCCAACCTGATCCTCCTCCGTGCTGAAGTAGACGTTCTTGACCTCGGTGTAGTGCT
This sequence is a window from Rubrobacter indicoceani. Protein-coding genes within it:
- a CDS encoding PLP-dependent cysteine synthase family protein, which codes for MKNKNPAAGSILDAIGDTPLLEVEDIYCKLEYLNPSGSVKARIARYMVERAEREGLLRPGDTIVEATSGNTGNALSMVAAVKGYRMLVVMPEGLSGERVAISRAFGAEVLHVGDFHVNIALEKARELGQRPGFFCPSQFENEWNVEENRTWLGPEILSQLPEGVVPDALVMGVGTGGTLIGVGQAFREINPNVRLFAMEPDESCTILCGEVGKHLIEGISDGFVPGIFVRHSDLVNDTLSINSEEAVEEMRRLARGYGLFVGPSSGANLLAAKRVREGYPDLENVVTLFCDEGEKYISEYFAAKDTVRVDAGTFS
- the gcvPA gene encoding aminomethyl-transferring glycine dehydrogenase subunit GcvPA, coding for MARFTPHTEADIREMLDAIGLDSVDDLFSDVPTKLKEDLDLPPALSEYEALRDVETLARKNTSGLPMFLGAGAYDRIVPAAVGAMLSRGEYLTAYTPYQPEISQGGLQVIFEFQSMISELTGLEVANASVYDGANAVVEAALMTARLTKRDPKVAVSDNLNPRYRQVMEAYGVEISELPGDGGTTDFSAVPEDVSGVFVQSPGYFGTVEDIEAAAEAAHGAGALCVAVCDPVSLAVLEAPGELGADIAVGEAQPLGMNLSFGGPYAGYMATREKFVRQLPGRIAGETVDADGKLAYVLTLRGREQDIRRARANSNICTNQALTALAATVYTALMGPEGLREVAQLSASKAHYLAKKLADAGLELRYPDAPYLWEFVVEVGEVSGVNEALLKAGVVGGYDLGDGGMLVAVTEKRTKDEMDAFVEVVANSREVSNA
- a CDS encoding 3-oxoacyl-ACP reductase, whose translation is MAGRLEGKVAVVTGGSSGIGREAAVRFAEEGARVTVVDLSDEPGREVAALAEGLYVHADVTKAADVKRMYSKTAERFGGIDVLFNNAGISPPDDDSILETEEDAWERVQNVNLKSVYLCCKYGIPYLLKRGGGSVINTASFVAVMGAATSQISYTASKGGVLAMSRELGVQFARQGVRVNALCPGPVNTPLLQELFAADPEKAKRRLVHLPMGRFAEAREISNAALFLASDESSYVNASTFLVDGGLAGAYVTPE